Proteins found in one Allorhizobium pseudoryzae genomic segment:
- the murG gene encoding undecaprenyldiphospho-muramoylpentapeptide beta-N-acetylglucosaminyltransferase, whose translation MSKGLIMLAAGGTGGHLFPAEALGHELTKRGFTVHLVTDKRAERFAGRFPAEEIHVVPSATFGSKNPVAVARALWTLWTGLRSARRLMSRLKPQAVVGFGGYPTVPPLLAATGLGIPSMIHEQNAVMGRANKALASRVQAIAGGFLPDESGAFAQKTVATGNPVRPAVLAAAGLPYQPSRGDDPFRLVVFGGSQGAQFFSRAVPAALALLPEPDRRRLHLTLQARPEDREHVDAALAALGMTADVAPFFGDMAERLGAAHLVLCRSGASTVSEIAVIGRPAILVPYPYALDHDQAANAAALVKVGGGEVVVQAELSPERLSAMILSALREPDRLSRMAEAARGVGRPNAAALLADLVAAIADKKTVSTFKGVAP comes from the coding sequence ATGAGCAAGGGCCTGATCATGCTTGCCGCCGGCGGGACCGGCGGCCATCTTTTTCCAGCCGAAGCGCTGGGCCATGAACTGACGAAACGCGGCTTTACCGTGCATCTGGTGACGGACAAACGGGCCGAGCGCTTTGCCGGACGCTTCCCGGCGGAAGAGATCCATGTGGTGCCGTCCGCCACCTTCGGCTCGAAGAACCCTGTCGCGGTGGCACGGGCGCTCTGGACGCTCTGGACCGGGCTTCGCAGCGCCCGCCGTCTGATGAGCCGGCTGAAGCCGCAGGCGGTCGTCGGTTTCGGCGGTTATCCCACCGTTCCGCCGCTGCTGGCTGCGACGGGGCTTGGCATTCCGAGCATGATCCATGAACAGAATGCGGTGATGGGGCGTGCCAACAAGGCGCTCGCCTCCCGCGTTCAGGCGATTGCCGGTGGCTTTTTGCCGGATGAAAGCGGCGCCTTCGCGCAGAAGACGGTGGCGACCGGCAATCCGGTGCGTCCGGCTGTGCTTGCGGCGGCGGGTCTGCCTTACCAGCCGTCGCGCGGAGACGATCCCTTCCGCCTTGTTGTCTTCGGCGGCAGCCAGGGCGCGCAGTTCTTTTCGCGCGCCGTTCCGGCAGCGCTTGCCCTTCTGCCGGAGCCGGACAGACGCAGGCTGCACCTCACCCTTCAGGCAAGGCCGGAGGATAGGGAGCATGTCGATGCCGCGCTTGCGGCCCTGGGCATGACCGCAGATGTGGCTCCCTTCTTCGGTGACATGGCCGAGCGGCTGGGGGCCGCCCATCTCGTCTTGTGCCGGTCGGGTGCATCGACCGTCTCCGAGATTGCAGTCATCGGGCGCCCCGCAATCCTCGTGCCCTATCCTTACGCGCTCGACCATGACCAGGCGGCCAATGCGGCGGCCCTGGTGAAGGTTGGGGGTGGCGAGGTGGTGGTGCAGGCGGAGCTTTCGCCGGAGCGGCTTTCGGCCATGATCCTTTCGGCCCTTCGCGAGCCCGACCGGCTTTCGCGGATGGCGGAGGCGGCCAGAGGTGTCGGACGCCCCAACGCTGCGGCCTTGCTCGCCGATCTGGTTGCCGCTATTGCCGACAAGAAGACTGTTTCGACGTTTAAAGGAGTTGCACCATGA
- a CDS encoding cell division protein FtsQ/DivIB — MFSLIGKRGGPHRGQGAASAAMADDRVVLPRPMRRVVRFCVSLATGRIHIPAHAGTVSVFALFGVVGLCGMSLGGHSQVVAQATTSAAGFAIEKVQVSGNAQTSEIEILQLLGLDGTTSLVSLDVDAARRKLVELPWVESAEVRKIYPETIAVTLKERKAFAIWQHGSELSLIEQNGSVIAPLRDNKFASLPLFVGRDAEKAAAEFLQEMAKWPEIESRVQAYVRVASRRWDLHLGNGVVIHLPEDNVDQSLKMLSAYEAKEGVLERDIASVDLRLSDRTTIRLTEGAAERRAQALAARDKALKKQGGQT, encoded by the coding sequence GTGTTCTCGCTGATTGGTAAAAGAGGCGGTCCGCATCGCGGACAAGGCGCCGCATCTGCCGCGATGGCGGATGATCGCGTCGTGCTGCCGCGGCCGATGCGGCGTGTCGTTCGTTTCTGCGTCAGCCTTGCAACGGGACGCATCCATATTCCGGCCCATGCCGGGACCGTTTCCGTGTTCGCTCTTTTTGGTGTTGTCGGCTTGTGCGGCATGTCGCTGGGTGGGCATTCGCAGGTGGTCGCGCAGGCGACGACCTCGGCGGCCGGTTTTGCCATCGAGAAGGTGCAGGTCTCCGGCAATGCCCAGACCTCCGAGATCGAGATCCTGCAGCTGCTTGGCCTTGACGGCACCACGTCGCTGGTCTCGCTCGATGTCGATGCGGCGCGCCGCAAGCTGGTCGAGCTTCCCTGGGTCGAGAGCGCAGAAGTGCGCAAGATCTATCCCGAGACGATTGCCGTGACGCTCAAGGAGCGCAAGGCGTTTGCCATCTGGCAGCACGGCTCGGAACTGTCGCTGATCGAGCAGAACGGCAGCGTGATTGCGCCGCTGCGCGACAACAAGTTTGCCTCGCTACCGCTCTTCGTCGGTCGTGATGCGGAAAAGGCAGCTGCCGAATTCCTGCAGGAAATGGCGAAATGGCCGGAGATCGAAAGCCGCGTCCAGGCCTATGTGCGGGTTGCGAGCCGTCGCTGGGATCTGCACCTTGGCAACGGGGTCGTGATCCACTTGCCGGAAGACAATGTCGACCAATCCTTGAAGATGCTGTCTGCCTATGAAGCGAAGGAAGGTGTTCTGGAGCGCGATATCGCTTCGGTCGATCTTCGGCTTTCCGACCGCACGACGATCCGTTTGACCGAAGGTGCCGCCGAGCGCCGTGCGCAGGCGCTTGCCGCGCGTGACAAGGCGCTCAAGAAGCAGGGAGGCCAGACGTGA
- a CDS encoding D-alanine--D-alanine ligase, translated as MSGKHVAVLMGGISSERLVSLSSGNACADALEGEGFRVSRIDVDRNVAAVLADLRPDVAFNALHGPYGEDGAIQGILEYLQIPYTHSGVLASALAMDKGRAKSVAAAAGIPVADGRVMDRHEIGAQHPMQPPYVVKPVSEGSSFGVVIVREGQSHPPQVLGSSDWRYGDRVMVERYVAGRELTCGVMDGEALGVTEIVPLSGAFYDYDAKYAAGGSKHVIPAEISPNIYQKIQRLAVKAHQAMGCRGVSRSDFRFDDTASGEGELVWLEINTQPGMTPTSLVPEMAAHAGRSFGELVRWMVEDASCSR; from the coding sequence ATGAGTGGCAAGCATGTGGCTGTTTTGATGGGTGGGATCTCGTCCGAGCGTCTGGTCAGCCTGTCGTCCGGCAATGCCTGCGCCGATGCTCTTGAAGGCGAAGGATTTCGCGTCTCCCGTATTGATGTCGATCGCAACGTCGCGGCGGTCCTCGCTGATCTGCGGCCCGATGTGGCCTTCAATGCGCTGCATGGGCCTTACGGCGAAGATGGTGCCATCCAGGGCATCCTTGAATATCTCCAGATCCCGTACACCCATTCCGGCGTGTTGGCGTCCGCGCTTGCCATGGACAAGGGGCGGGCAAAGTCTGTCGCCGCCGCCGCCGGCATTCCGGTGGCGGACGGCCGTGTCATGGATCGCCACGAGATCGGCGCTCAGCATCCGATGCAGCCACCCTATGTGGTGAAGCCGGTCAGCGAGGGTTCCTCCTTCGGTGTCGTCATCGTCCGCGAAGGTCAGTCGCATCCGCCGCAGGTGCTCGGCTCCTCCGACTGGCGGTATGGCGACCGGGTGATGGTCGAGCGCTACGTGGCGGGTCGCGAGTTGACGTGTGGCGTGATGGACGGCGAGGCGCTTGGCGTCACGGAAATCGTGCCGCTGTCCGGCGCCTTTTACGACTATGACGCCAAGTATGCGGCCGGTGGCTCGAAGCATGTCATTCCGGCAGAAATTTCACCAAATATTTACCAAAAGATTCAAAGACTGGCGGTTAAGGCGCACCAGGCGATGGGGTGTCGTGGTGTGAGTCGCTCCGATTTCCGCTTCGATGACACCGCATCGGGCGAGGGCGAGCTTGTCTGGCTGGAAATCAACACCCAGCCCGGCATGACCCCGACCTCCCTGGTGCCTGAAATGGCCGCACATGCCGGCCGTTCCTTTGGTGAACTCGTCCGCTGGATGGTGGAGGATGCCTCGTGTTCTCGCTGA
- the ftsZ gene encoding cell division protein FtsZ, giving the protein MTINLRKPDITELKPRITVFGVGGGGGNAVNNMITAGLEGVDFVVANTDAQALTMSKAERIIQMGVQVTEGLGAGSQPEVGRAAAEECLDEIMDHLSSTHMCFVTAGMGGGTGTGAAPVVAQAARSKGILTVGVVTKPFHFEGGRRMRLAEQGIQELQKTVDTLIVIPNQNLFRIANDKTTFADAFAMADQVLYSGVACITDLMVKEGLINLDFADVRSVMREMGRAMMGTGEASGQGRAMQAAEAAIANPLLDETSMKGAQGLLISITGGRDLTLFEVDEAATRIREEVDPDANIILGATFDEALEGVIRVSVVATGIDRAMAENDLRAAEMRAAQKPIVRPSAAVASAPAAAQPAMTQAPRTAPVDPIAETIRQAEAAMERELSIPAPQAAAPVIQPAAPQPAPAPQPMMNRPAPAEEEFRPQSRLFQATTPAPAAPVEPFLSRAPIAPVVAPAPAPAPALSMAPQPAPSFMAQAPQPVAAAPQPAPRVAPAPIEPAAPVIRHQAEQVRMPRVEDFPPVVKAEMESRSQPAQAAAEERGPMGLLKRITSSLGRREEEENVASDMTAAPAAASQQRRALSPEASLYAPRRGSLDDHGRSVPQASHHDDDQLEIPAFLRRQST; this is encoded by the coding sequence ATGACCATCAATCTGCGAAAGCCGGATATTACCGAGCTGAAGCCTCGGATCACCGTCTTCGGCGTGGGCGGCGGCGGCGGCAATGCCGTGAACAACATGATCACCGCCGGCCTCGAAGGCGTCGACTTCGTCGTTGCCAATACCGATGCCCAGGCGCTGACGATGTCGAAGGCCGAACGCATCATCCAGATGGGTGTTCAGGTCACCGAAGGCCTTGGCGCCGGCTCGCAGCCGGAAGTCGGCCGCGCGGCTGCCGAAGAATGCCTTGATGAGATCATGGACCACTTGTCCAGCACGCATATGTGCTTCGTCACCGCCGGCATGGGCGGCGGCACGGGCACGGGTGCCGCGCCGGTCGTCGCTCAGGCAGCCCGCAGCAAGGGCATCCTGACCGTCGGCGTCGTTACCAAGCCGTTCCACTTCGAAGGCGGTCGCCGCATGCGGCTTGCCGAACAGGGTATCCAGGAACTGCAGAAGACGGTCGATACGCTGATCGTCATCCCGAACCAGAACCTGTTCCGTATCGCCAACGACAAGACGACCTTCGCCGATGCCTTCGCAATGGCGGATCAGGTTCTCTATTCCGGCGTTGCCTGCATCACCGACCTGATGGTGAAGGAAGGTCTCATCAACCTCGACTTCGCCGACGTGCGTTCGGTCATGCGCGAAATGGGCCGCGCGATGATGGGAACCGGCGAGGCTTCCGGCCAGGGCCGCGCCATGCAGGCTGCGGAAGCCGCGATTGCCAACCCGCTGCTCGACGAAACCTCGATGAAGGGTGCGCAGGGGCTGTTGATCTCGATCACCGGCGGTCGCGACCTCACGCTGTTCGAAGTCGACGAAGCGGCAACGCGCATTCGCGAGGAAGTCGATCCGGATGCCAACATCATTCTGGGTGCCACCTTCGACGAAGCTCTGGAAGGCGTTATCCGCGTGTCCGTCGTTGCCACCGGCATCGACCGCGCCATGGCGGAGAACGACCTGCGTGCAGCGGAAATGCGCGCCGCGCAGAAGCCGATTGTCCGTCCCTCGGCGGCCGTTGCCTCGGCACCGGCCGCAGCTCAGCCTGCCATGACGCAGGCACCCCGCACGGCACCGGTTGATCCGATTGCCGAAACCATCCGTCAGGCAGAAGCCGCGATGGAACGTGAACTGTCGATCCCGGCACCGCAGGCCGCCGCTCCGGTCATTCAGCCGGCCGCTCCGCAGCCGGCACCGGCACCGCAGCCGATGATGAATCGTCCGGCTCCGGCTGAGGAGGAGTTCCGTCCGCAGAGCCGCCTCTTCCAGGCCACCACGCCTGCACCGGCCGCTCCCGTCGAGCCGTTCCTGTCGCGTGCGCCGATCGCTCCGGTCGTCGCACCCGCACCCGCACCGGCCCCGGCTCTGTCGATGGCGCCTCAGCCTGCTCCGAGCTTCATGGCACAGGCTCCGCAGCCTGTTGCTGCTGCCCCGCAGCCGGCACCCCGTGTCGCCCCGGCTCCGATCGAGCCGGCCGCTCCGGTGATTCGTCATCAGGCCGAGCAGGTCCGCATGCCGCGCGTCGAAGATTTCCCGCCGGTCGTGAAGGCCGAGATGGAAAGCCGCTCGCAGCCCGCCCAGGCGGCTGCCGAAGAGCGGGGTCCGATGGGGCTTCTGAAGCGAATCACGAGTTCGCTTGGTCGCCGCGAGGAAGAAGAAAACGTCGCGTCCGACATGACGGCTGCCCCGGCCGCCGCTTCGCAGCAGCGTCGCGCCCTGTCCCCGGAGGCAAGCCTCTATGCGCCGCGCCGCGGAAGCCTGGACGATCACGGCCGGTCCGTGCCGCAGGCATCCCACCACGACGACGACCAGCTGGAAATCCCGGCCTTCCTGCGCCGCCAGTCCACCTGA
- the ftsW gene encoding putative lipid II flippase FtsW, with protein MVSRADRGALADWFWTIDRFFLATFILLMGLGFMLSFAASPPVAERIGLPSFYFVEKHAMFLAPSIVVMIGLSFLSPRQVRRAAVIILVASIMMMVLALFFGVEIKGSRRWFNIGSFGLQPSEFMKPAFVVVCAWLFAEHARQPEIPGNLFAIILFGIVGALLVAQPDLGQTILTSAVWGSMFFMAGMPWLWIILLGSLGVGGLVSAYYVFPHVAGRIDRFMTGEGDTFQVDTAREAIIRGDWFGQGPGEGIVKRILPDSHTDFIFSVAAEEFGIVFCMVLVAIFAFIVIRGLSLAYRERNDFNRFAVAGLVLQIGIQSMINVGVNLELMPAKGMTLPLISYGGSSMIAICITAGFILALTRHRPEKRAQERSLFRIGHGIPAE; from the coding sequence ATGGTAAGCCGTGCGGATCGTGGAGCGCTTGCGGACTGGTTCTGGACGATCGATCGTTTCTTCCTGGCGACGTTCATCCTCTTGATGGGCCTCGGCTTCATGCTGTCCTTTGCGGCCTCGCCGCCGGTCGCCGAACGCATCGGCCTGCCGAGCTTCTATTTCGTCGAAAAACACGCGATGTTCTTGGCGCCGTCGATCGTGGTGATGATCGGGCTGTCCTTCCTCAGTCCCCGGCAGGTGCGCCGGGCTGCGGTCATCATCCTGGTCGCTTCGATCATGATGATGGTTCTGGCGCTGTTCTTCGGCGTCGAAATCAAGGGATCGCGCCGCTGGTTCAACATCGGCAGCTTCGGCCTGCAGCCGTCGGAATTCATGAAGCCGGCCTTTGTGGTGGTGTGCGCCTGGCTGTTTGCCGAACATGCGCGGCAGCCGGAAATTCCGGGCAACCTCTTCGCGATCATCCTGTTCGGCATTGTCGGCGCGCTTCTGGTCGCCCAGCCTGACCTTGGCCAGACGATCCTGACCAGTGCCGTCTGGGGATCGATGTTCTTCATGGCCGGAATGCCGTGGCTCTGGATCATCCTGCTCGGCAGCCTCGGTGTCGGCGGCCTTGTGTCCGCCTATTACGTCTTTCCGCACGTGGCCGGCCGCATCGACCGCTTCATGACGGGCGAGGGCGATACCTTTCAGGTCGATACGGCGCGCGAGGCAATCATCCGCGGCGACTGGTTCGGCCAGGGGCCGGGCGAGGGGATCGTCAAGCGTATCCTTCCCGATAGCCATACCGACTTCATCTTCTCCGTGGCGGCGGAAGAATTCGGCATCGTCTTCTGCATGGTGCTGGTGGCGATCTTCGCCTTCATCGTGATCCGGGGTCTCAGCCTTGCCTATCGTGAGCGCAACGACTTCAACCGCTTTGCGGTTGCCGGCCTCGTTCTGCAGATCGGCATCCAGTCGATGATCAATGTCGGCGTGAACCTCGAACTGATGCCCGCCAAGGGCATGACGCTGCCGCTGATTTCCTATGGTGGTTCCTCGATGATCGCCATCTGCATCACGGCCGGCTTCATCCTGGCGCTGACGCGTCACCGTCCGGAAAAGCGCGCCCAGGAGCGCAGCCTCTTCCGCATCGGCCACGGCATTCCCGCGGAGTAG
- the murB gene encoding UDP-N-acetylmuramate dehydrogenase: MKQVNGEKLLASLGPQVSELRGRLTPDAPMDRVTWFQAGGLAELMFQPHDIDDLVTFLKLLPEEVPLTVVGVGSNLLVRDGGIPGVVLRLSAKGFGQLELAGENRILAGAICPDKYIAAMAMDNGIGGFAFYYGIPGSIGGALRMNAGANGGETSARVVEVHAVDRKGEKHVLTNEQMGYSYRHSAVPAGLIFTHAVFEGYADDRAKIRTEMDAVRHHRETVQPVKEKTGGSTFKNPPGHSAWELIDEAGCRGLMNGGAQMSSLHCNFMINIGHATGYDLEYLGELVRQRVFETSGVKLEWEIKRLGIFMPGREVRPFQGVTTE, translated from the coding sequence ATGAAGCAGGTGAATGGGGAAAAACTGCTGGCCTCTCTTGGGCCGCAGGTCAGCGAATTGCGGGGCCGCTTGACGCCGGATGCCCCCATGGATCGAGTCACCTGGTTCCAGGCCGGCGGTCTGGCCGAACTGATGTTCCAGCCGCATGACATTGATGATCTGGTGACCTTCCTGAAGCTTCTGCCGGAAGAGGTGCCGCTGACGGTTGTCGGCGTTGGCTCCAATCTTCTCGTGCGCGACGGCGGCATTCCGGGTGTCGTGCTGCGCCTGTCGGCCAAGGGCTTCGGGCAGCTGGAACTGGCGGGGGAAAATCGCATCCTGGCGGGCGCGATCTGCCCGGACAAATACATTGCCGCGATGGCAATGGACAACGGTATCGGCGGTTTCGCCTTCTATTACGGTATTCCCGGTTCGATCGGCGGGGCACTCCGCATGAATGCCGGCGCCAATGGCGGAGAGACGTCGGCACGTGTCGTGGAAGTGCATGCCGTGGATCGCAAGGGCGAGAAGCATGTGCTGACCAATGAGCAGATGGGCTACAGCTATCGTCATTCTGCGGTCCCCGCAGGCCTCATCTTCACGCATGCCGTTTTCGAAGGCTATGCCGACGACCGCGCCAAGATCCGCACGGAAATGGACGCCGTGCGCCATCATCGCGAGACGGTCCAGCCGGTCAAGGAAAAGACCGGCGGCTCCACCTTCAAGAACCCGCCCGGTCATTCCGCCTGGGAATTGATCGACGAAGCGGGCTGCCGTGGCCTGATGAACGGCGGCGCGCAGATGTCGTCGCTGCATTGCAATTTCATGATCAATATCGGCCATGCCACCGGCTACGATCTCGAATATCTCGGCGAACTCGTTCGCCAGCGCGTGTTCGAGACGTCCGGCGTGAAGCTCGAATGGGAAATCAAACGGCTCGGCATCTTCATGCCGGGACGTGAGGTGCGGCCGTTCCAGGGCGTGACCACGGAGTAG
- the murC gene encoding UDP-N-acetylmuramate--L-alanine ligase yields the protein MKMPKAIGLVHFIGIGGIGMSGIAEVLHNLGHRVQGSDQADGANVQRLRDKGIPVFVGHQADNLGDAEVVVVSTAIKKNNPELMAAREKSLPIVRRAEMLAELMRFRNAIAIGGTHGKTTTTSMVATLLEAGGLDPTVINGGIINAYGTNARMGEGEWMVVEADESDGTFLKLPADVAVVTNIDPEHLDHYGNFDAVRAAFRQFVENVPFYGFGVLCIDHPEVQSLVGKIEDRKIVTYGENPQADARFSNVRMEGTRSIFDVEIRRRRTGRVFTFKDLSLPMPGRHNISNATAAIAVANRLGISEDGIRKGLASFGGVKRRFTLTGTWNGVSVFDDYGHHPVEIKAVLKAARESCQGRVIAVHQPHRYSRLSSLFEDFVTCFNDADSIILAPVYAAGEEPIEGATSEILVSRIKAGGHRDARYMETPAELAGIIAGIAKPGDFVVLLGAGNITQWAASLPKDLESVSGRNS from the coding sequence ATGAAAATGCCGAAGGCCATCGGCCTCGTCCATTTCATCGGGATCGGCGGCATCGGCATGAGCGGCATTGCCGAAGTGCTGCACAATCTCGGCCACCGGGTGCAGGGATCGGACCAGGCGGATGGCGCCAACGTGCAGCGCCTGCGCGACAAGGGCATTCCGGTCTTCGTTGGTCACCAGGCGGACAATCTCGGCGATGCCGAGGTGGTGGTCGTCTCGACGGCTATCAAGAAGAACAACCCGGAGCTCATGGCGGCGCGCGAAAAATCGCTGCCGATCGTTCGCCGCGCCGAAATGCTGGCCGAACTGATGCGCTTCCGTAATGCGATCGCCATCGGCGGAACGCATGGCAAGACGACGACGACATCGATGGTCGCGACGCTTCTGGAAGCCGGCGGGCTCGATCCGACCGTTATCAATGGCGGCATCATCAATGCCTACGGCACCAATGCCCGCATGGGCGAGGGCGAGTGGATGGTTGTGGAGGCCGACGAATCGGACGGCACCTTCCTGAAGCTTCCCGCCGACGTGGCGGTCGTCACCAATATCGATCCGGAACACCTCGATCATTACGGCAATTTCGACGCGGTGCGGGCAGCCTTCCGCCAGTTCGTCGAGAACGTGCCCTTCTACGGGTTTGGCGTGCTGTGTATCGACCATCCGGAAGTGCAGTCGCTGGTCGGCAAGATCGAGGACCGCAAGATCGTTACCTATGGGGAGAACCCGCAGGCGGATGCGCGCTTCTCGAATGTGCGCATGGAAGGCACGCGGTCGATCTTCGACGTTGAGATCCGCCGCCGCCGCACGGGCCGCGTCTTTACCTTCAAGGATCTCAGCCTGCCGATGCCGGGCCGCCACAATATTTCCAACGCGACGGCGGCGATTGCGGTCGCCAACCGGCTGGGCATTTCGGAAGACGGTATCCGCAAGGGGCTCGCCTCCTTCGGCGGAGTGAAGCGCCGCTTCACGCTGACGGGCACCTGGAACGGTGTGTCGGTGTTCGATGATTACGGACACCACCCGGTGGAGATCAAGGCCGTGCTGAAGGCTGCGCGCGAAAGCTGCCAGGGCCGCGTGATCGCGGTGCATCAGCCGCATCGCTATTCGCGACTGTCCAGCCTGTTTGAGGATTTCGTAACCTGCTTCAACGATGCCGACAGCATTATTCTGGCGCCGGTCTATGCTGCAGGCGAGGAGCCGATCGAGGGGGCGACGTCAGAGATCCTGGTGTCGCGGATCAAGGCCGGCGGGCATCGGGACGCCCGTTACATGGAAACGCCTGCGGAACTCGCCGGCATCATCGCCGGCATTGCAAAGCCGGGTGATTTCGTGGTTCTCCTTGGGGCTGGCAATATCACGCAATGGGCAGCGTCTTTGCCCAAGGATTTGGAAAGCGTATCGGGACGGAATTCATGA
- the ftsA gene encoding cell division protein FtsA yields the protein MSLFGSSHFGLPRLKPLSSKRQHVVSVLDIGSSKIVCMIGRLTPRKESQILPNRTHNVEVIGIGHQRSRGVKSGVIADLDAVESVVRLAVDAAERMAGLTVDSLIVNVSAGRLTSDVYTASIDLGGQEVVASDLRKVLMAASQQSLRQDRAVLHSLPTGFSLDGEQGIRDPLAMYGDLLGVDMHVVTAERASLKNIELCVNRAHLSVEGMVATPYASGLAALVDDEVELGCAAIDMGGGTTTISVFAEGKLVHTDAIGIGGHHVTTDLARGLSTRIEDAERMKVVHGSAIATAADERDLISVPPIGEDDRDLPTQVPRALVTRIVRARLEETLELIRDRIQKSGFSPIVGKRVVLTGGASQLTGLPETARRILARNVRIGRPMGVSGLPTAAKGPAFSTAVGLMIYPQVAEMETHAGQGGLLAGLGGGNGRIARVGQWLKESF from the coding sequence GTGAGCCTGTTCGGATCCTCCCATTTCGGCCTTCCGCGCCTGAAACCTTTGTCGTCCAAACGTCAGCACGTCGTGTCCGTGCTGGATATCGGCTCGAGCAAGATCGTCTGCATGATCGGTCGTCTGACGCCGCGCAAGGAAAGCCAGATCCTGCCGAACCGCACGCACAATGTCGAGGTGATCGGCATCGGGCACCAGCGCTCGCGCGGGGTGAAGTCCGGTGTGATCGCCGATCTCGATGCCGTCGAAAGCGTCGTGCGGCTCGCCGTCGATGCAGCCGAGCGCATGGCCGGCCTGACGGTCGATAGCCTGATCGTCAACGTATCCGCCGGGCGCCTCACCAGCGACGTTTATACCGCGAGCATCGATCTTGGCGGCCAGGAGGTCGTGGCGTCCGATCTGCGCAAGGTGCTGATGGCGGCAAGCCAGCAGTCGCTGCGCCAGGACCGCGCCGTGCTGCATTCGCTGCCGACGGGTTTTTCGCTGGATGGCGAGCAGGGTATCCGCGATCCGCTGGCGATGTATGGCGATCTTCTCGGCGTCGATATGCATGTCGTGACCGCTGAGCGCGCATCGTTGAAAAACATCGAGCTTTGCGTCAATCGCGCGCATCTTTCCGTCGAAGGCATGGTGGCAACCCCCTATGCGAGCGGCCTTGCCGCCCTCGTCGATGACGAGGTCGAGCTCGGCTGTGCCGCGATCGACATGGGTGGCGGCACCACGACCATCTCCGTTTTTGCCGAAGGCAAGCTCGTTCATACCGATGCGATCGGTATCGGTGGCCATCACGTGACGACCGATCTCGCCCGCGGGCTTTCGACCCGTATCGAGGATGCCGAGCGCATGAAGGTGGTGCATGGCTCTGCCATCGCGACGGCTGCCGACGAGCGCGACCTGATCTCCGTCCCGCCGATCGGCGAAGACGACCGTGATCTGCCGACGCAGGTGCCGCGCGCGCTGGTGACCCGCATCGTTCGTGCCCGCCTGGAGGAGACGCTGGAGCTGATCCGCGATCGCATCCAGAAGTCGGGTTTCAGCCCGATCGTCGGCAAGCGCGTCGTGCTGACCGGCGGTGCCAGCCAGTTGACGGGCCTGCCGGAAACGGCGCGCCGGATTCTCGCCCGCAATGTCCGTATCGGACGGCCGATGGGCGTGTCCGGTCTGCCGACGGCGGCGAAGGGGCCTGCATTTTCCACGGCGGTGGGTCTGATGATCTACCCGCAGGTGGCCGAGATGGAAACGCATGCCGGGCAGGGCGGCCTTCTGGCCGGGCTCGGCGGTGGCAATGGCCGGATTGCCCGGGTTGGGCAGTGGCTGAAGGAAAGTTTCTGA
- the lpxC gene encoding UDP-3-O-acyl-N-acetylglucosamine deacetylase, which translates to MTIGLLGFQTTIAAPVTLSGIGVHSGSPVSITFQPAEAGTGIIFSRSFADGSVAEYRAVSSNVGNTDLCTVLGTSLARSVATIEHVMAALYALGIDNLMVEVDGAEMPIMDGSSFPFIEAIEQAGVVNLGAKRRYIRVVKPIRIDSGSSWAEFRPYDGTRFEVEIDFESPLIGRQSWKGDLTAQVFRDELSRARTFGFMRDVERLWAAGFALGSSLENSVVISDDDTVVNVEGLRYTDEFVRHKTLDAVGDLAIAGAQFIGCYRSYRGGHKLNANALKALLSDRTAYEVVEAPVRSQRVRAREFVAVNAPEFASWVG; encoded by the coding sequence ATGACGATCGGACTTCTGGGCTTTCAAACGACCATCGCTGCACCGGTGACGCTTTCGGGCATCGGCGTGCATTCCGGTAGCCCGGTTTCGATCACGTTCCAGCCGGCGGAAGCTGGCACGGGCATCATCTTCAGCCGTTCCTTTGCCGATGGTTCGGTCGCCGAATATCGCGCCGTCTCCTCCAATGTCGGCAATACCGATCTCTGCACCGTTCTCGGGACCTCGCTTGCTCGCTCGGTTGCCACCATCGAACACGTCATGGCAGCGCTCTACGCGCTTGGCATCGACAACCTGATGGTTGAGGTCGATGGCGCCGAAATGCCGATCATGGATGGTTCATCCTTCCCGTTCATCGAGGCGATCGAACAGGCAGGCGTGGTGAACCTCGGCGCCAAGCGCCGTTACATTCGCGTGGTCAAGCCGATCCGCATCGATTCGGGTTCGTCCTGGGCGGAGTTCCGCCCCTATGACGGCACGCGCTTCGAGGTGGAGATCGATTTCGAATCGCCGCTGATCGGCCGCCAGTCCTGGAAGGGCGACCTGACGGCGCAGGTGTTCCGTGACGAGCTGTCGCGGGCCCGCACATTCGGTTTCATGCGCGATGTGGAGCGCCTCTGGGCGGCCGGTTTCGCGCTCGGCTCATCGCTCGAAAACTCGGTCGTCATTTCCGATGACGATACTGTCGTCAACGTCGAAGGCCTGCGCTACACGGACGAGTTCGTGCGTCACAAGACGCTGGATGCCGTGGGCGACCTGGCGATTGCCGGTGCCCAGTTCATCGGTTGCTACCGCTCCTATCGCGGTGGTCACAAGCTGAATGCCAACGCGCTGAAGGCGCTGCTTTCCGACCGCACCGCTTACGAGGTGGTCGAGGCACCGGTTCGCAGCCAGCGTGTACGTGCCCGGGAATTCGTCGCGGTCAACGCGCCGGAATTCGCCTCCTGGGTTGGTTGA